CTCTATAACCGATCTATTAATGATATCGACCGCTTCTGGAGCGAGCAAGCCGACAAATATCTCACCTTTGAGAAAAGATGGGATTCCGTTCTGAAGTATGATTTCAATACCGCCGACATCGAATGGTTCGGAGGCGGCATTCTCAACGCCTCTTACAATTGCCTGGATAAGCATGTTGATAAACTAAAGAATAAAGTCGCCTACTATTGGGAAGGCGACAATCCCGCAGAATCAAAAGTGGTTACCTATCTGGAACTCTATAATGAAGTCAACAAGTTTGCTGCCGTGCTCCTGGCCAACGGTGTGAAAAAAGGTGACCGTGTAATTATTTACCTCCCCATGATCGTCGAACTTCCGGTGGCGATGCTGGCGTGCGCCCGCATTGGAGCCGTGCACGGCGTGATCTTCGGAGGATTCAGCGCCGAGTCCATCGCGAGCCGTATCCAAGACTGCGGTGCAAAAATTGTCGTCACGGTGGACGGCGGCTTCAGGGCAGGTAAACCTCTGCCGCTCAAGAAGAATGTGGACGAGGCGCTCACCAGATGTCCCGAAGTCACGAAAGTGATCGTTTTCAAGCATGCCGGCATGGACCTGAAACTCGATCCCAGCAAAGAGATCTGGTGGCACGAAGCAATGGCGGACCCGAATCTGCCTTCGTACGTCAAGCCGGAGCCAATGTCATCGGAAGATCCCTTGTTCATTCTGTACACCAGTGGCAGCACCGGAAAACCCAAAGGGGTACTGCACACCCATGCCGGATACCTGCTTCACGCTGCCATGACGAATCGGCTTGTGTTCGATTTGAAGGATGATGAGACATTCTGGTGCACTGCAGACATCGGATGGATCACCGGCCATAGCTACACTGTGTACGGACCTTTGATCAATGGCTTCACAAGCGTGCTTTTCGAAGGAGTGCCCAATTACCCGGGATGGGACAGGTACTGGGAAATCGTGGCAAAACGTAAGGTAGACAAATTCTACACCGCACCGACAGTAATCAGGTCTCTTGCGCGAGAAGGTGCCGGCTGGGTAGAGAAACACGACCTGAGTTCCCTCAAACTGCTTGGGACCGTGGGAGAGCCCATCAACCCCGAGGCCTGGAGATGGTATTATCACTACGTGGGACGCGATTGGTGCCCCATAGTCGACACTTGGTGGCAGACAGAGACCGGCGGCCAGATGATTACTCCGTTGCCTGCAGTCGCACCCATAAAACCGGGTTCGTGCAGTTTTCCGTTCTTCGGGATCGATCCGGTGATTTTGGACCCTGATACAGGTGAAGAAGTCAAGTACCCCGGACAGGAAGGAGCGCTCTTCATTCGTAAGCCGTGGCCGGGAATGGCCAGAACCGTTTTCGGCGATCATCAGAGGTTCATCGATACCTATTTCAGCCGTATTCCGGGAATGTACTTTACCGGTGACGGAGCGAAACAGGACGAAGATGGTTATTTCTGGATAGCCGGTCGTATAGACGACGTTATCAACGTGTCCGGTCACCGGCTGGGCACGGCGGAAGTCGAGTCCGCCCTTGTTCTTCATCCGGATGTCGCGGAAGCTGCAGTTGTCGGTTTTCCGCATCCCATCAAAGGCCAGGGCATTTACGCTTTCGTGACCTTAAACCAGGGGGTAGCCAAGACTGACGAACTGAGGAAAGGTCTGGTGAACCTCGTGCGTCAACAGATCGGGCCTATCGCAACTCCGGATGCCATCCAGTGGGCTGATGCTTTGCCCAAAACGCGCAGCGGCAAGATCATGCGAAGGCTGCTGAGGAAGATAAGTGCCGGCCAGATAGACGATCTGGGCGACACCACAACAATTGCCGATCCCTCCGTGGTGGATACACTCGTCAAGGGACGCGTAGTTCTCAACGCTTAATCACTACAAGACGGCATCCGAGTCTTTCCAATCTTTTCGGGTGCCGTCATTGTCTCAAGACCCCTAAATATGGCTCAGGTACAGAGGCTGACGTACATCGACAAATTGGGTGATGCGTACGATATGGGACCCGCGCGGGACGAGGATCGGGCGCTGCTCATCCAAATGTACGAATGTTTCGTCCCGAAAGCTGTAACTCAGGGGCTACCTCCTGCCAACCCCGACACTCGCCTGGAATGGATCTTAGGTCTCTTGGCGGATGGAGAGAATTTCCTAGCGTGGCAGGAAGGCAAAGTAGTCGGTCACTGTTCGCTTATTCTCGATGAATCTATGACGAATGGTGAATACCTGATCTTTGTAAGCAATACACATAGAAATCGAGGACTTGGAACCGGTTTGACGGCAATGGCTGTGGAAAGGGCGCGGGAACTGGGCCTGGACACCATCTGGCTCACAGTGGAAGCGCTGAATTTCAGAGCTATCAAGCTGTACAAGAAAATTGGTTTTGTCTTCTGCGACTCGGGAGAACGAGAGCGGATAATGATTCTGCGCTTGTGAGCCGGACCTATGATTCTGAAAGTCGGCGTGGTTCGAGATGATCGGTATTTGCTGCATCAGACAGGGTTGGATCATCCTGAACGGGCAGCACGTCTGAAGACCGTGTATCGCATGCTGGACAAAGAATTCGCCGACGCCTTGATCACTATCGAGCCTGAACCAGCTACTCTCGAACATCTCGAACTGGTACATACTCCGGCATTTATTCGGAAAATCCTCAAGACCTCGGAGCACGATTTCATCAATCTGGCTCCGGACACTCCAGTGAGCTCGCAGTCGTATATCTCTGCCTGGCTTGCTGCAGGGGGATGTATTCGGGGACTTCAGGCATTGCTGTCCGGTCGATGCGATGCCGTATTTTGTCTGGTCCGTCCGCCCGGACATCACGCAACGCCCGATAAAGCAGGTGGATATTGCATTTTCAACAATATCGGAATTGCGGCCAAATATGCCATAGAGCGTCATGGCTTCAGGCGTATCCTGATACTGGACTTCGACATTCATCATGGTAACGGTATTCAGGATCTTTTTTACGAAGACGATTCGGTCCTTTATTTATCGACCCATTCTTTAGGAAGGTATCCGCACACGGGGGAATGGAGTGAAACGGGGACAGGCAGGGGACTGGGATATTCGGTGAACATTCCCGTTCCCAATGACATTTCGGACATGGATTTTCTCTATATGTATTGGAAATTGCTCGGACCGATCATGAGGTACTACAGACCAGAACTGATACTCGTTGCGGCAGGCTTCGACGGCCATCATCGCGATCCCATCGGACGAACGCAACTCACTGAACAAGCTTTTCGTTGGATAACGGAAGCAATACTGGAATTGAGAGATG
The sequence above is a segment of the Desulfomonile tiedjei DSM 6799 genome. Coding sequences within it:
- the acs gene encoding acetate--CoA ligase, which translates into the protein MENTPKWYDAHLQDYRKVAYIKSKEEYDELYNRSINDIDRFWSEQADKYLTFEKRWDSVLKYDFNTADIEWFGGGILNASYNCLDKHVDKLKNKVAYYWEGDNPAESKVVTYLELYNEVNKFAAVLLANGVKKGDRVIIYLPMIVELPVAMLACARIGAVHGVIFGGFSAESIASRIQDCGAKIVVTVDGGFRAGKPLPLKKNVDEALTRCPEVTKVIVFKHAGMDLKLDPSKEIWWHEAMADPNLPSYVKPEPMSSEDPLFILYTSGSTGKPKGVLHTHAGYLLHAAMTNRLVFDLKDDETFWCTADIGWITGHSYTVYGPLINGFTSVLFEGVPNYPGWDRYWEIVAKRKVDKFYTAPTVIRSLAREGAGWVEKHDLSSLKLLGTVGEPINPEAWRWYYHYVGRDWCPIVDTWWQTETGGQMITPLPAVAPIKPGSCSFPFFGIDPVILDPDTGEEVKYPGQEGALFIRKPWPGMARTVFGDHQRFIDTYFSRIPGMYFTGDGAKQDEDGYFWIAGRIDDVINVSGHRLGTAEVESALVLHPDVAEAAVVGFPHPIKGQGIYAFVTLNQGVAKTDELRKGLVNLVRQQIGPIATPDAIQWADALPKTRSGKIMRRLLRKISAGQIDDLGDTTTIADPSVVDTLVKGRVVLNA
- a CDS encoding GNAT family N-acetyltransferase codes for the protein MAQVQRLTYIDKLGDAYDMGPARDEDRALLIQMYECFVPKAVTQGLPPANPDTRLEWILGLLADGENFLAWQEGKVVGHCSLILDESMTNGEYLIFVSNTHRNRGLGTGLTAMAVERARELGLDTIWLTVEALNFRAIKLYKKIGFVFCDSGERERIMILRL
- a CDS encoding histone deacetylase family protein; the protein is MILKVGVVRDDRYLLHQTGLDHPERAARLKTVYRMLDKEFADALITIEPEPATLEHLELVHTPAFIRKILKTSEHDFINLAPDTPVSSQSYISAWLAAGGCIRGLQALLSGRCDAVFCLVRPPGHHATPDKAGGYCIFNNIGIAAKYAIERHGFRRILILDFDIHHGNGIQDLFYEDDSVLYLSTHSLGRYPHTGEWSETGTGRGLGYSVNIPVPNDISDMDFLYMYWKLLGPIMRYYRPELILVAAGFDGHHRDPIGRTQLTEQAFRWITEAILELRDAVKSPPLLFALEGGHDAAALADCVKQVLDVLTWKERRPRIPLLLSPKGKSLVERAEAVHRKYGVWIS